Part of the Candidatus Margulisiibacteriota bacterium genome, ATGCTAGCACAACTACTGTATCATTCTTTTAACAAGGACCTTGACCCGGCAGTATATAGCAACATTCAAGCATCTTCTGACAGAAATGCCAAAATAAGCATGGACGGTAAGGCTAGGCTTTTTGTAGCAATGGGCAAAAAAGACAGAGCAACAAAAGATAAGCTCATAAACTTTATTGTTGAAAATACAAGAATAAACCCAGCAACAATAGATCAAGTAGACGTATATGAAAACTTTTCTTTCATCACGGTTGGCTACAATGAAGCTGAAACAATTCTGAGATTTTTCAAAAAAACTTCAGGTAGAAATAAGCCTCTTGTAGTAAAAGCTAAAGAGAAACCTTAACATTATCTTTGTAAAATACTATAATAAGTTTAAATTAAATTAAGGAGCGCTTAATGGACTATAAAGTAGCAGACATCAATCTTGCCAATTTTGGCAGAAAAGAAATAGAAATAGCAGAAAAAGAAATGCCAGGATTAATGGCTGTCAGAGAAAAGTACGCTCAAGAAAAACCACTTAAAGATGTTCGTATAATGGGTTCCTTGCACATGACAATTCAAACAGCAGTTCTTATTGAAACTTTAGTTTCGCTGGGCGCTGACGTGCGTTGGTGTTCTTGTAACATTTTCTCTACGCAGAATCACGCAGCGGCAGCGATTGCCAAAGCCGGAGTGCCTGTGTTCGCTTGGAAAGGCGAAACTCTAGAAGAATATTGGTGGTGCACCAAACAAGCAGTTACTTTCCCTGGAGGGAAAGGCCCTGAGCTGATTGTTGATGATGGTGGAGACGCTACTCTTTTTATCCACAAAGGTTACGAACTTGAAAATGGTTCTACGTGGGTGAAGGGCAAAGCTGATAGCACAGAAGAACAAATAATAAAAAATCTACTGATTGCAACAAATAAAGAAGACAAAAACTATTTCCACAATATTGTAAAAGACTGGAAAGGTGTTTCTGAAGAAACAACTACCGGTGTTCATCGTCTATATAAAATGATGGAAGAAAACACGCTACTAGTTCCAGCCATCAACGTCAATGATTCTGTAACAAAAAGCAAGTTTGATAACGTGTACGGATGCCGACACTCTTTAACAGACGGAATAAAAAGAGCCATGGATGTTTTATTATCAGGTAAAACAGCAATGATTTGTGGTTATGGTGACGTTGGAAAAGGTTCTGCTGAAGCACTAAGAAATGAAAGAGCACAAGTAATGGTTAGCGAAGTTGACCCAATCTGTGCCCTTCAGGCTTGTATGGCTGGCTTTAAAGTGTGTACGGTTGAAGATGCTCTTCCGTTTGCTGATTTGTATGTTACCACCACTGGTAATAAGGATATCATAACAATTGAACACATGAAAAAAATGAAAGACCAAGCTATCGTTTGCAACATTGGTCACTTTGATAACGAAATTCAAATGTCTGAGCTAGAAAATTATCCAGGTATTATCAAGGATGAAATCAAAGGAATCGAATGTCCTGTACATAAATATACTTTCCCTGATGGTCACAGCATCTTTATTCTTGCTGAAGGAAGACTAGTAAATCTAGGATGCGCAACTGGCCACCCTTCTTTTGTTATGAGTACTTCTTTCTCCAATCAA contains:
- the ahcY gene encoding adenosylhomocysteinase, encoding MDYKVADINLANFGRKEIEIAEKEMPGLMAVREKYAQEKPLKDVRIMGSLHMTIQTAVLIETLVSLGADVRWCSCNIFSTQNHAAAAIAKAGVPVFAWKGETLEEYWWCTKQAVTFPGGKGPELIVDDGGDATLFIHKGYELENGSTWVKGKADSTEEQIIKNLLIATNKEDKNYFHNIVKDWKGVSEETTTGVHRLYKMMEENTLLVPAINVNDSVTKSKFDNVYGCRHSLTDGIKRAMDVLLSGKTAMICGYGDVGKGSAEALRNERAQVMVSEVDPICALQACMAGFKVCTVEDALPFADLYVTTTGNKDIITIEHMKKMKDQAIVCNIGHFDNEIQMSELENYPGIIKDEIKGIECPVHKYTFPDGHSIFILAEGRLVNLGCATGHPSFVMSTSFSNQTLAQLDLWKNKDNYEKKVYRLSKKLDEEVAELHLSKLGAKLTKLKKYQADYIGVPVEGPYKPEHYRY